From a single Maritimibacter sp. DP1N21-5 genomic region:
- the pal gene encoding peptidoglycan-associated lipoprotein Pal, protein MKKITLAVMLVSALALTACSKNRFNGTDGANAAGAIQPGSANDPNSPAYFNQTIGDRVLFAVDQSSLSPEAQSILTQQASWLSNHPAYSAIIEGHADEQGTREYNVALGARRASAVQSFLIERGVAPNRLKTVSYGKERPLAVCSEESCYAQNRRSVTVLTSAAGS, encoded by the coding sequence ATGAAAAAGATCACACTTGCAGTCATGCTGGTCAGCGCGCTGGCGCTTACCGCCTGCTCCAAGAACCGTTTCAACGGCACCGACGGCGCGAATGCCGCCGGGGCGATCCAGCCGGGCAGCGCGAACGACCCGAACTCGCCGGCCTATTTCAACCAGACGATCGGGGACCGCGTGCTCTTCGCGGTCGATCAGTCGAGCCTGTCGCCCGAGGCGCAGTCGATCCTGACGCAGCAGGCGTCCTGGCTGTCGAACCATCCGGCCTATTCCGCGATCATCGAAGGCCACGCCGACGAACAGGGCACCCGGGAATACAACGTGGCCCTCGGCGCGCGCCGTGCCAGCGCGGTGCAGAGCTTCCTGATCGAGCGTGGGGTCGCGCCCAACCGTCTCAAGACGGTGAGCTACGGCAAGGAACGCCCGCTCGCAGTCTGCTCCGAGGAAAGCTGCTATGCGCAGAACCGCCGTTCGGTGACGGTGCTGACCTCGGCGGCTGGAAGCTGA
- a CDS encoding energy transducer TonB, whose protein sequence is MKTGYYISGIGHGLLILVLLFGGLFSRESDEPMTPVADVSIISAEDFAALTSPEQGTPEPVEDEPPTETPVPPPRPEPEPVPDPEPEPEPVVEPQPEPAPEPVPEPEPQPEPQVPDPAPETPDAPVDDTPTPPDVDRVAPEIVEAPEEPTEVAPEVVEEVAPSEEPAEIVEPEPEVEAAQPEASTTEIVTEAEEPASAAPTASIRPQPRPQTRPTPAAETPETPDEPTPEPAAEPATPRDPLADAVNDAVNDALDSPAADAGASDTPAPLGPPLTSGEREGLRVAVSQCWNLGSSSTDAMKTTVVVMVEMEQNGRPSGIRLVSSNGPNQPATDAAFEAARRAIIRCGADGYSLPAEKYEQWRQIEMTFNPEQMRLR, encoded by the coding sequence ACTATATCTCGGGGATTGGCCACGGCCTCCTGATCCTGGTCCTGCTGTTCGGCGGGCTCTTTTCGCGTGAGAGTGACGAGCCGATGACGCCGGTGGCGGATGTGTCGATCATTTCCGCCGAGGATTTTGCCGCGCTCACGAGCCCCGAGCAGGGCACGCCCGAGCCGGTGGAGGACGAGCCACCGACCGAAACGCCGGTGCCGCCGCCGCGCCCCGAGCCCGAGCCTGTGCCGGACCCCGAGCCCGAACCGGAGCCAGTTGTTGAACCCCAGCCGGAACCTGCGCCCGAGCCGGTGCCGGAACCCGAACCCCAGCCCGAACCGCAGGTGCCCGACCCGGCGCCCGAGACGCCCGATGCGCCGGTGGACGACACGCCGACGCCGCCCGATGTGGACCGGGTCGCGCCCGAGATCGTGGAAGCGCCCGAGGAGCCGACCGAGGTCGCGCCCGAGGTGGTCGAGGAAGTCGCGCCTTCGGAAGAGCCCGCCGAGATCGTGGAGCCGGAACCCGAGGTGGAGGCTGCGCAGCCCGAGGCCTCGACTACTGAAATCGTGACCGAGGCCGAGGAACCCGCTTCTGCTGCGCCGACTGCGTCGATCCGTCCGCAACCACGCCCCCAGACCCGGCCCACGCCGGCCGCCGAGACGCCGGAAACCCCGGACGAGCCGACACCCGAGCCGGCGGCCGAGCCCGCGACCCCGCGCGATCCGCTGGCCGACGCGGTGAACGATGCCGTCAACGATGCGCTGGACTCGCCCGCTGCCGACGCCGGGGCGAGCGACACGCCCGCTCCGCTTGGGCCGCCCCTGACCTCCGGGGAACGCGAGGGGCTGCGCGTCGCCGTGAGCCAATGCTGGAACCTTGGATCGTCCTCGACCGACGCGATGAAGACGACGGTGGTGGTGATGGTCGAGATGGAGCAGAACGGCCGACCTTCGGGCATCCGCCTCGTGTCGTCGAACGGGCCAAACCAGCCCGCGACCGATGCCGCATTCGAAGCGGCGCGCCGGGCGATCATCCGCTGCGGCGCCGACGGCTACAGCCTGCCCGCCGAGAAATACGAGCAGTGGCGCCAGATCGAGATGACCTTCAACCCCGAGCAGATGAGGCTTCGGTGA
- the tolB gene encoding Tol-Pal system beta propeller repeat protein TolB, giving the protein MALFPVAPAVAQGQGPLRIEITEGVIEPLPFAIPTFQAETGTAGPVAEEISRVIAADLSGTGLFREIPSTSFISNVTSFAAPVAYPDWKAVNAQALITGAVTESGGQITVKFRVYDVFTGAELGQGLQLTGTTQGVRRIAHKVADTVYSRITGETGYFDSRVVFVSETGPKNARRKRLAVMDYDGANVTYLTDSEALVLAPRFSRSGDRVLYTSYETGQPQIYVLDVGTASRRALGTGGGNMAFSPRFSPDGQGLIFSLEQGGNSDIYRMDLQGGGLQALTSSPSIETAPSFSPDGSQIVFESDRSGTQQLYIMGAGGGEPQRISFGPGRYGTPVWSPRGDLIAFTKQNEGRFHIGVMRTDGSEERLLTASFLDEGPTWAPNGRVIMFTRESQGADGAAGLYSVDISGRNLRRVPTPDSASDPSWGPLQN; this is encoded by the coding sequence ATGGCCCTTTTCCCCGTCGCGCCTGCGGTGGCGCAGGGGCAGGGGCCGTTGCGCATCGAGATCACCGAGGGTGTTATCGAACCCTTGCCCTTCGCCATCCCGACCTTTCAGGCCGAAACCGGCACCGCCGGACCCGTTGCCGAGGAAATCAGCCGGGTGATCGCGGCGGATCTGTCGGGGACCGGGCTCTTCCGTGAAATCCCCTCGACGTCCTTCATCTCGAACGTGACGAGCTTTGCCGCGCCGGTCGCCTATCCCGACTGGAAGGCCGTGAACGCGCAGGCGCTGATCACCGGGGCGGTGACGGAAAGCGGCGGACAGATCACGGTGAAGTTCCGCGTCTATGACGTCTTCACCGGGGCCGAGCTTGGCCAGGGACTGCAACTGACCGGCACCACCCAGGGCGTGCGCCGGATCGCGCACAAGGTGGCCGACACCGTCTATTCCCGGATCACCGGCGAGACCGGTTATTTCGACAGCCGCGTCGTCTTCGTGAGCGAGACGGGCCCCAAGAACGCCCGTCGCAAGCGGCTCGCGGTGATGGACTATGACGGCGCCAATGTGACCTACCTGACCGACAGCGAAGCGCTCGTGCTTGCGCCGCGCTTCTCGCGGTCCGGGGACCGGGTGCTCTACACGAGCTATGAAACCGGCCAGCCGCAGATCTATGTGCTCGATGTCGGCACCGCGAGCCGCCGGGCGCTTGGCACCGGGGGCGGCAACATGGCCTTCAGCCCGCGCTTCTCGCCCGACGGGCAAGGGCTCATCTTCTCGCTCGAACAGGGCGGGAACTCGGACATCTACCGGATGGACCTTCAGGGCGGCGGGCTTCAGGCCCTGACCAGCAGCCCCTCGATCGAAACCGCCCCCAGCTTTTCGCCGGACGGATCGCAGATTGTCTTCGAAAGCGACCGCTCCGGAACCCAGCAGCTCTACATCATGGGCGCAGGCGGCGGCGAGCCGCAGCGGATCAGCTTTGGACCCGGCCGCTACGGCACGCCTGTGTGGTCGCCGCGCGGGGACCTCATCGCCTTTACCAAGCAGAACGAGGGCCGCTTCCACATCGGCGTCATGCGCACGGATGGTTCGGAAGAACGGCTCCTCACGGCATCGTTCCTTGATGAGGGCCCGACATGGGCGCCCAATGGGCGGGTGATCATGTTCACGCGGGAAAGCCAGGGGGCGGACGGCGCGGCGGGGCTCTATTCGGTCGATATCTCCGGGCGCAACCTGCGCCGGGTGCCGACCCCCGACAGCGCTTCGGACCCGAGTTGGGGCCCGCTCCAGAACTGA
- the ybgF gene encoding tol-pal system protein YbgF gives MLKSIVFGAALAACVSGIVSAQDSAQTLADVRQELTVLNVELQKLKTELNTTGAPAINVAGSTLDRVNAIEAAMTRLTAKTEELEFRINSVANDGANRVGDLSFRLCELEPDCDIMNEGMSKPLGGEVAGGTPSGTMTTPVVVPSDPGASADAGTTGGAELAIGEKADFDAAVADMDAGNFPGASEKFARLVETYPGTPLTGQAHYLRGEALAAQGMTAEAARAYLASFSAAPAGENAGDALVKLGASLGQLGQVNEACATLGEVPNRFPGSQAANQAQIERQTLGCF, from the coding sequence ATGCTGAAATCCATCGTATTCGGCGCGGCTCTGGCCGCCTGCGTCTCTGGCATCGTCTCTGCGCAAGACAGCGCGCAGACGCTGGCGGACGTGCGCCAGGAGCTGACCGTCCTCAATGTCGAGTTGCAGAAGCTCAAGACCGAGCTGAACACCACCGGCGCCCCCGCGATCAATGTCGCGGGGTCGACGCTCGACCGGGTCAACGCGATCGAGGCGGCGATGACCCGGCTCACCGCCAAGACCGAGGAACTGGAGTTCCGCATCAACTCGGTCGCCAACGATGGCGCGAACCGGGTGGGTGACCTGTCGTTCCGGCTCTGCGAGCTGGAACCGGATTGCGACATCATGAACGAAGGCATGTCCAAGCCCCTCGGCGGCGAGGTCGCGGGCGGCACGCCGTCGGGCACGATGACGACGCCGGTCGTGGTGCCTTCGGACCCGGGTGCGTCGGCAGATGCCGGTACGACGGGGGGCGCCGAACTGGCGATCGGAGAGAAGGCCGACTTCGACGCGGCGGTGGCCGACATGGATGCCGGGAACTTCCCCGGCGCTTCCGAGAAATTCGCGCGGCTGGTCGAAACCTATCCCGGCACGCCGCTCACCGGCCAGGCGCATTACCTGCGGGGCGAGGCGCTCGCCGCCCAGGGTATGACGGCCGAGGCGGCGCGGGCCTATCTCGCCTCCTTCTCGGCGGCTCCGGCGGGCGAGAATGCTGGGGATGCGCTGGTGAAGCTCGGCGCGTCGCTCGGCCAGTTGGGCCAGGTGAACGAAGCCTGCGCGACGCTGGGCGAGGTGCCAAATCGTTTCCCCGGTTCGCAAGCCGCCAATCAGGCCCAGATAGAACGGCAGACGCTCGGCTGCTTCTGA